In Caldisericota bacterium, the genomic window ACTATTTTTTAATATTTTAGATATGAGTTCACCAAGAAAAGTTTTAATATAAATCTCTAATTCTCTAAAACTAAGATTGTATTTTAACATCACCTTTTTATTTATCAATTTCTCTTCATTATAAATAGCATTAGTGTGTATTACTAAATCGCGGTTAGTTTTTATAGCCTCAATGCATTTAGTATTATAATTATCTAAAATTTTGCTTTTGTTAGAAAAAATCTGCTCTAAATCTATTTTTAATTCGGTAAAATTTAACCTATTTTTAAGATAATTTATTTGATCTTCCATTATAGAATTTCGCGAACCCGCAATTACCATAACCGGACCTTTATTATTTTCAATATTAATTTTAAGATCTCCATTTTTATTACATACATTAGGAAAATGATTAGCTAACCCTGCGGATCCTGAAAATAAAACTGATCCATCAAACTTTAAGCCGCTAGCAAATATATCCTTTAAATGTTCCTCATTGGTAGAATCAATAATTATTATTTTATTTCCCTTTTGGTATAATTCGTTTATTTTTAGTAAAATTGTTTTTTGCCCTTTAGCAACATCTTTTAAGTCAATCTGTGCAACAGGAAAGTCCGTTTGCCTTTTTAATAAAAACGAAATAGA contains:
- a CDS encoding four-carbon acid sugar kinase family protein, with the protein product MIYVIADDLTGANDTGVQFAKKGYNTMVSILDKQSTIIIPDNLDVFVVDTETRELKSKIAREKLRNILKKININKNDMIYKKVDSTLRGNVGDEIEEIMNILKKDICVFSPSYPSYQRITIGGYLVVDQKPLELSEYSCYNSTQIENSSISFLLKRQTDFPVAQIDLKDVAKGQKTILLKINELYQKGNKIIIIDSTNEEHLKDIFASGLKFDGSVLFSGSAGLANHFPNVCNKNGDLKINIENNKGPVMVIAGSRNSIMEDQINYLKNRLNFTELKIDLEQIFSNKSKILDNYNTKCIEAIKTNRDLVIHTNAIYNEEKLINKKVMLKYNLSFRELEIYIKTFLGELISKILKNS